CCAAGCGGCACCGGCACTGGAATTCTGCGGCCGGCCGGACGTGACGGAGCTCGCGGGACAAGGGCCTGCCACGCCCGATCACAGCATCCGGACCAAGCGGGTACCGCTGGTCGGGCGCGACGTCGCCGGCTACGCGAGGGCCTACCGCCGCTACTTCGAAAGCCACGAGCGCAAGGCCGCCGAGCCGAAGTCGATGCTCGATCCCGCACCGCGCATCGTGCTCGATCCCGAGCTCGGTTTGTGCGCGGCCGGCCGCAGCGGCAAGGACGCCGCGATTGCGCTCGAGATCTACCAGCACACGATCGAGGTGATCCTGCGCGCTACGGCATTGCACGGCTACAAGGCGCTCTCGGCGCGCGAGGTGTTCGAGGTCGAATACTGGGACCTGGAACAGGCCAAGCTCAAACTTGCGGGCAAGCCGCCGGAGCTCGCCGGGGAAGTCGCGCTGGTAACCGGCGCTGCCTCCGGCATCGGCCGCGCGTGCGTCGACGCGCTGCTCGCGCGCGGGGCCGCGGTAGTCGCGCTGGACCGCAACGAGACCGTCGCAACGATATTGCAGCGGCCCGATTTCCTCGGCCTGACGTGTGATGTCACCTCGAAAGACGCTGTGGAAGCTGCGCTCGAATCCGCCGTGCGCCGCTTCGGCGGCATCGACATCGCGGTGCTCAACGCCGGCATCTTTCCGCTCGGGACGCCGGTTGCCGATGCGTCGCTGGATGCATGGCGAGAAGCCATGGCGGTCAACGTGGAAGCGAACGTGACGCTGTTGCGCGCCTGTCACCCGCTGCTCCAGCTCGCTTCCCGCGGCGGACGCGTGGTTGCGATCGGATCGAAGAACGTCGCGGCACCGGGCATCGGCGCAGCCGCCTACTCGGCGTCGAAAGCGGCGTTGACCCAGCTCGCCCGCGTCTGCGCGCTGGAGTGGGGACGCGACGGGATTCGCGTCAACACGGTGCATCCCGACGCGGTGTTCGATACCGCACTTTGGAGCGACGACGTGCTCGAGGCGCGGGCCCGCCACTACGGCCTGACGGTCGAGCAGTACAAGACGCGCAATGTGTTGCGCACCGAGATCAAAAGTCGCGACGTGGCCGAGCTCGTGTGCGCGCTGTGCGGCGCCGCGTTCGCTCGCACGACCGGCGCGCAGATACCGATCGACGGCGGCAACGAGCGCATCATCTGACATGGCCGCCGCTGCCGTCGAAACGCTACGCTGGGCGGGAGAGCGGCTGGAGCTCATCGATCAGCGGCTGTTGCCGCAGCGGGTTGAATACCGGGCCTGTCACGACGCGTCCGAAGTGGCCGAGGCGATCCGCAACCTGGTCGTGCGCGGTGCGCCCGCGATCGGCTGTGCAGCGGCCTACGGCATCGCTCTGGCTGCTTTGCGCGCCGGCGCGATGCACCAGCCCCTGTCGAGCGCCTTGCCGCTAGCATTCGAGTTGCTGGCCGCGAGCCGTCCGACCGCGGTGAACCTGTTCTGGGCGCTCGCGCGGATGCGCCGCTGCTGGGAGGCGCGCGCGATCGAGCCGGACGCCTCGGTGGCGGCCCATCTGGTGGCGGAAGCGCGCGCGATCCACACCGAGGATGTCGCCACCAACCAGCGGCTCGGACGCCTCGGCGCGGAACTGCTGCCTGCGAGCTGCCGCGTGCTGACCCACTGCAACGCGGGCGCGCTGGCCACCGCCGGATACGGCACCGCACTGGGCGTGATCCGCGCGGCGGTCGCGGCCGGGAAGCACGTGGAAGTGATCGCCGACGAGACCCGCCCCGTCCTGCAAGGCGCTCGTCTGACCGCCTGGGAGCTGCAGCAGGAACGCATCCCGGTGACGCTGATTGCGGACGGCGCGGCCGGCTATCTCATGAGCCGCGGCGAGATCGATGCCGTCATCGTCGGCGCGGACCGGGTGGCCGCCAACGGCGATGTGGCGAACAAGGTGGGAACCTACATGGTTGCGACGGCTGCGCACCGTCACGGCATACCGTTCTACGTTGCGTGTCCGGTATCGACGCTGGACATTTCGCTTGCGTCCGGTGCCGACATCCCGATCGAAGAGCGCGCGCCGGCCGAAGTGCTCGGGTTCAACGGAGCGTCCTGGTCTCCCGCGGGCGTGGCCGTGCGCAATCCGGCGTTCGACGTGACGCCGGCCGAGCTCGTGACCGCGCTCATCACCGAGCGCGGGGTGGCGAGAGCGCCATACCTGGATGCGATTCGGAAGCTGGTCGGCCTCGCGGGAGTCAGATGGTAAGACCGCCGCTCACTTCGAGGACTGCGCCGTTGATGTAGCTGGCTTCGTCCGAGGCCAGAAAGGCGTACGCATTGGCGATTTCTTCGGGCTTGCCCAGGCGCCCGAGCGGCACCTTGTGCTCGAGGGCGTCGATCACCTTGTCCGGGATGCTGTCGATGATCGGGGTGCTGATGAAGCCCGGACAAACCGCGTTCGCCCGGATGCCGCGTTTGCCCAGCTCCCGCGCCCAGGTCTTCACCAGGCCGATCACGCCGAACTTGCTGGCGGCGTAGTTGGTCTGGCCAAAATTGCCGTACAGGCCGACGATGGATGATGCATTCAAGATCACGCCCGACTGCTGTTCGAGCATGATGTCGACCACCGCCTTGGTGCAGTTGTAGGTGCCTTTGAGATTGATGTCGATGACCCGGTCGAATTGCTCATCGGTCATATTCTTCAACTGCGCATCGGCCACGATCCCGGCGTTATTGACCAGGATGTCGATACGGCCGTAGCGCTCGTGCAGCGCCGCGACCATGGCCTGGATGCTGGGCTTGTCGGTGACGTCGACTCGAAACGCCGTCGCCTCGCCGTCACGGCGTTGGATGGTGCGCGCGGTTTCGATCGCCGATTGCTCGTCGATATCGCAGACCGCGACGCGTGCCCCTTCCTGGGCGAACTTGATCGCCGTGGCCTGGCCGATGCCGCGCCCTGCCCCCGTGATAATCGCCACCTTGTTGGTCAATCGCATGATTTCGTCACCTGGCCGTTCTGATGCGCCGCAACTCTAGCCGATCTGCCCGCGTCGCACAATACAAAAGTCCCCTCAAAGGCAAGCACTAATCAGCAAATTTCCGGCCAGTATGCTGCACTGCATTCCAGCTCTCGATTGCGCGATGCGAAATGAGCCGGCCAGGTCAGCCGATGTGAACGGGCGTGCGCGGCGGCACGAGCTCGAACAGCTCGACGATATCGGCGTTGCGCATGCGGATGCAGCCGATCGAGCCCGGCATACCCATGGCGGCCGTGTCCGGGCTGCCGTGGATGTAGATGTGGCGTCGCATGGTATCCACGTTGCCGAGGCGATTGAATCCCGGCTCGCAACCGGACAGCCACAGAATCCGCGTCAGGATCCAGTCCCTGCCGGGAAACTTCGCCGCGAGGGCCGGCGAGTAGATCTCTCCGGTCGGGCGTCGGCCCAAGAACACCGTGTCGATGGCCGCACCCTGGCCGATCTTCGCCCGCACGATGTGGCGTCCGCGCGGTGTGCAATTGCTCCCCGAGCGTTCGCCCGCGCCATTGCGGGCTGTCGACACCGCGTATTGCCGCACGCAGCGCTCACCGTCGAGCAACCGCAGTGATTGATGTTCCAGGCTGACCTCGATCCTCATCGGCGGCTCGCGAAGAAACGCTGCAGCAGGCCGGCAGCCTCCTCGGCAAGGAGGCCGCCGGCCACGGTAGCGTGGTGGTTCAGACGCGGGTCGGCAAAGAGATCCGTCACGCTGCCGCATGCGCCGGTCTTCGGGTCGCGCGCAGCGTAGACGAGGCGCGCAATGCGTGCATGCTGAATGGCGCCGGCGCACATCACGCAAGGCTCGAGCGTGACGTATAGCGAACAACCGGGGAGCCGGTAATTCCCGAGCTGTTGGGCCGCGTCGCGCAACGCCGTCATTTCGGCGTGCGCACTCGGGTCGCGAGCTCCGATCGGTGCATTGAAACCGCGCCCCACCACGTCGTCGCCGCGCACGACCACGGCGCCCACGGGAACTTCGCCCCGGCGGGCTGCTTCCTCGGCGAGATCGAGGGCCATCCGCATGAAGTCTTCGTCGCTCATCGAGCAAGCATACTGCGATGTCGGGTTTGGATTACTCTGGGCGCTTCGCCATGACGAAGAACACCGACCCCAGACCGGACAAGGCGGCCAGCAGGGTGAAGCCGACGCGATAGTTTCCGGTCCAGTCGGCGAACAGGCCGGCCAGGATGACGACGAATGCGCCGTAGAACCCGGTCAGAGTCTCGATCCGGCTGAGCAGCATGAAGCCGATGCCGAACAGGACGATGCCCGCCCGAACGATGTCGCGCGCGCCGAAGCGATCGACCATCCAGCCGAGCACCGGACCGAGCACTGCCGTCTCGGTGGATTTCATCGCCGCCGCGCCGGCGAGCGCGGTCTTGCTCCAGCCGCGCTCGTCGACCAGAACCGCGAGATATGCGCCGAAGGCCTGATTGAGCAGCAGGCTCTGCAGGAACTGCAGCGCGCCGCCGGCTCCGACGATGCGCCAGCCGTAGAAGATCTTCATGGGATGCCGCGAGGATAGCGCAGGCGCCGCGCACATGCAGCACTGATCGCACTTCTCGCCGCGCGGTGCCCCGCAGCGTTCGATACGACGTTACTTACAGCGCGCTTACGTCGCGGCGAGCCGGCTTGCGTCCGCCATCCGGAATCGGACGGCGATTCGGCTCAGGCGCTGAGCTTGGGATTCTCGTACATGTTGAACCAGACCAGCGCGGCCAGGATCAAGCGGTCGTTGGTGCTCGGCTCGACGAAGAACACGCCATGGCGGTAGTGAGCCGTGTCGGCGGCCTGATCGGCGGTTTTGATCTGGGCGCGAAGCGCGAGCGATACGGGAACGTCGTGCACCACGACGTCGAAGGCGACTTCGACCGAATCGCCCGTTGCGCCCAAGGGGCTATCGCACACGAGCAGCGCGCCCGTGCTGCCGATATTGTCGATCGTCACCTGGACCGCCTCGGCGCCTTGCGCGAGCTGCACCCGAGCCGGAAGTCCCAGGCGAAAGCGCGGCGAGCTGCGCACGTCGACGCCGTCGATCCGATCGGGAAACGACAGGTGAAGATAGTCACACGGCTTGACGGTGCCGCGAAGCGCGCTGCAGCTGAATGCGAACGCGCTGCGGCCGGTGAACGCGCGCACGACGACGCACTCGCCGGCGTGCAGGTACAACCGGCCCGCCGGCGTTTGCGGGATGGTGAGGATCAAGCTTTGGCCCTCGACCCATCCCACGACCTTGGCCGACACGCGCCCGGCGCCGACTTGGGCCGGCGGCTCGACCTGGACCCGGTCGCCGACCTTCAAGCGCATGTCGCGGAACTGCCATGACGGCTTGGCGGACGGTGCAGCGGTGGCGGTTGCCGGGTCGGGCGGCGCTTCGTCGATCGTAGTGGTCATGGCACGGTCAACGGCAGCCGCGCGCCAGACTTGAGCACCGCCCGGTTGCCGGACTGCAGCGTGCGTCCTGCTTGCGCCGCAGCGCGGCTCCGACACGCCGCCTGGCCGCGAGTTTCCGCGCTGAGCTACCCCTGGGCGTGGCGCGCTGCTGCGACCGCGCGTGCCGCCAGCACCGCCACGCAGTGCGCCCGGTATTGCGCGCTCGCATGGATGTCGCTGTTGAGACCGTCGTGAGCAACGGCGAGACGCTCGATTGCCGCAGGATGGAAGTTGCCGCCGAGCGCGCGTTCGGCGTCCTCCAATCTGAACACGCGCGGCGCTGCGCCCGTCACGGCGACACGCACGCACTCGGCGAGCTTCGATACGAACACCCCGGCCAATGCGAACCGCGATGCCGGCTGCGGATACTTGCAATAGCCCGCCGCCTGCGGGATCGGAAAGCGTACCGCGGTGATGATCTCGCCGGGCTCGAGCGCCGTCTCGAACAGTCCCAGGAAGAAATCGTCCGCGCCGATCTCGCGCCGGTTCGTGATAACGAGCGCATCCAGGCCGAGCAGCGCTGCCGGATAGTCCGCGGCCGGGTCGGCGTTGGCGATGGAGCCGCCGATCGTGCCGCGATTGCGCACCAGCGGATCGCCGATGCCTTCGGCGAGCACTGCCAGCGCCGGTATGGCGCCGGCAACCTCGGCGGATGCGGCAACCTCGGCATGCGCGGTCATCGCGCCGATGAGAAGCGTCGTGCCCGAGCGCCGGATGCCTCGCAAAGCGTCGAGACCAGACAGGTCCACGATCCCCGGATAGCGAGCCAGACGCATCTTGAGCGACGGGATCAGGCTCATGCCTCCGGCGAGGAGCTTGTAATCGTCGTGCGCGCCGACGATCGCCGCGGCGGCGTCGAGGTCCGATGGTCTGTGATAGGAGAAATCGTACATGTCTGCCGCAGAATCAGGCGCGCTTCATCGCGCGGGCACCGGCCTGGATCGCTCTGACGATGTTGTGATAACCGGTGCAACGGCAGATGTTGCCCTCGAGTTGGCTGCGCACGGTGTGCTCGTCCAGATCGTTGCCCTTGCGCCGAACCATGTCGAGCCCGGACATGATCATCCCCGGTGTACAGAATCCGCACTGCAGCCCGTGATGCTCGTGGAAGGCCTGCTGCATCGGGTGCAACCGGCCTTCGGCCGCAACGCCTTCGATCGTCGTCACCGTCACGCCTTCGCACGACAACGCAAGCACGGCGCACGATTTCACGCCTTTTCCGTTCAGGTGCACCGTGCAGCAGCCGCACTGGCTCGTGTCGCAGCCGACGTGCGTACCGGTGAGCCCGAGGTGCTCGCGCAGGAGTTGCACGAGCAGCGTGCGCCCTTCCACCTCGGCGCTGACGGGCCGGCCGTTTACCGTGAGGGATACCGTTGGCACGCGCTTGTCTCCTGCGCCACGCTACTGCACCTTGATGTTGCCGGCCTTGACCACCCGGGTCCAGCTTGCGATGTCGCGCCCGATGATCCGCGCGAAATCCGCCGGTGACGAACCCACCGCCTCCATGCCATCGGTGCGAAGGCGTTCCTGCATTTCCGGCTGCTGCAGAATACGCACGAGCGCCTGGTTCAATTGCGAGACGACCTGGTTCGGCGTACCCGCTGGCGCCCACATGCCGAACCAGAACTCCGAGGCGTAACCGGGCAACACCTCGCCGATTGCCGGCAGATCGGGCAATGCCGGCGAACGCTTCGGGGTGGTGACGGCCAGACCGCGCAGTCGGCCCGCCCGGATATGCCCGGCCGACGAGGGCCCCGAGCCGAAGAACATCTGAATCTGCCCGCCGAGCAAATCGACCAGCACAGGTCCGGCGCCCTTATACGGCACGTGCACCATTTCGGTCTTCGACATCTGCCGGAACATCTCGGCAGTCAGGTGCGAAAAGCTTCCCGTGCCGGACGATCCGAACGCGATGGAGCCCGGTTTGGCGCGCGCGTCGTTTGCAGCCGTTGTTCTATTCTTGTGGCAGGCTAGCATCGCGCGGAGAGAGCGGTCAAGCGCGCACCGCGAATCGACGTACCGAACGTCATGGTCCGGCGCTCGGATTCGGCCTGGATCATTCGCGCCTGCTCCTGCACGCGACGCGGGTCGATTTCGCGCGAGGCATTTCTGCCCGACGTGGCGCAAAATACCGCTTCGCGCATTTCCTGGAATGTCCATGCCCTTCGATACCAACGCCTCCGGTGTATACGTCATCGCGGCAACGCCGTTTCATTCCGACGGACGCATCGACCATGATTCGGCGGATCGGCTGACAGATTTCTATCTCGAAGCGGGCGCCAGCGGCTTGACCGTGCTGGGCGTCATGGGCGAAGCGCCCAAGCTCGACGCCGACGAATCGGTCGCGCTGGTGCGCAGAGTCGTTCGGCGGGCCGGGAAAACGCCCGTCGTGGTCGGAGTCACCTCACCTGGCTTTGCTCCGATGCGCGCACTGGCGCGTAACGCCATGGAGGCGGGCGCCGCCGGGGTCATGATCGCCCCTCCCGCCACATTGCGCAGCGACGATCAGGTGGTTTCCTATTTCGCACAGGCGCGCGAAGCGATCGGCGAGGACGCTGGAAACGGCGGGATTTTCGTCGACTTCGAGCTGGAGCGTGGCGCCGACGGCGCCATGACGGGCTACGCGTTTCCGGACATGCTGACCGAATTGGTTGCGCTGTCGGCCGCGGGTGAGCGCGACCGGGCGCACGATCTGTTCGACGCACACCTTCCGCTGCTGCGCTACGAGCAGCAACCGGGCGTTGGCTTGGCCGTGCGCAAATACCTTTTGCACAAGCGGGGCGTCATTGCATCTCAAGCGCAACGAAAACCTGCAACCGCATTGAGCGAGGCCGCGCGCGCCGAGGTCGATTACCTGCTTGCGCGCCTCGCTCGCCGCGATGGCCGGGCGTGCTTGGCCTAGTCCGCGAGGATCGAAACCGGCCATCCTCGAGGCTGCCAACTCATGCGATTATGCAAACATGCGGTCGTCAATCCGACGCAGCAAAGCAAGCACGCGTTTCGCGCCCACGCGTGTTTCCAGCTGCGCAAGCGGCGTATCGAAGCTCAGCGCCCGGTTCTGATGCTTCAACCATTCCAGCCCCCGTGCTCTATCTCCGAAAAGCCGCTGTGCCTGCTCCAGAACGTGAGAGATCCGCAGCAGGTGCCTCGTCTGAGAGCGGGAGAAACCGGCGGCGGCGGTTCGCCGATCCAAGGGCCGCACCGCCATTCCGAGTGACTCGGCCAGCTCGGCGAGCTCCAGGGGAGTAATCGTCATGATCGGATCCGGTTCAGTTGGGGCGGGCTCTTGCCGTCGAGTCCGATCCACATGGAGGCCGACCGGATGGATCGCAAGCTGGCGACGGTGAGCGTAAGCGCCGACTTGCGCTCGGTCTGTTCGCTAGCACACCCTGAAAGGCAGCTGTCCTGGTAACTTGGCCGATGCGAGCACCCGTGCCAGCGCTCTACGGACACCCTGTGTGCATCGGTTACTCGCATCGATCGAAGCAACAACTGAAACGGACGCTGACTTGAAGCCAATCTTTCATGAAGCCCGGCGGATTTGGCGGCGGTGGCAACTGCGTCTGCTCCAACCTGCGGGGCTGGTTCGGCCCGCCGCGCAAGAACCGGCACCCTTGCGCGCCGAGCTGTACAGCAGCGAGCAGATGCAGGGTCATGCCAGGGCCCTCGCCGCGGAACACACCGTAGGCCAGGAACGCGCATCGGATCGCTTGCTCGCCCGCTTATCCGATAACGAGCGCGCACTTGCCCGCGCCTGCGCCCTGCTCACCGACGCGGTGGCCCGAAAGACCCGTATCTCCCCTGCCGGCGAATGGCTGCTCGACAACTTCTTTCTGGTCGAGGAGCAGATCCGGACTGCGCGGACCCATTTGCCCAAAGCCTATAGCCGCCGGTTGCCCCGCTTGGCCGAAGGACCTCTGGCGGGTAGACCGCGCGTGTACGCCATCGCCTTGGACACCATTTCGCATGGCGATGGACGGGTGGACGCGAACGGCCTCTCCAGCTTCGTAGGCGCCTATCAGAGCGTCACCCCGCTGCAGCTGGGCGAGCTGTGGGCCATACCGATCATGCTGCGCCTGTCACTGATCGAGAACTTGCGCCGAGTCGCGACGCGGATCGCTGACGGTTTGATCGAGCGCAATCGCGCCGCTCAGTGGGCGGACCAGATGACCACGGTCGCCGAGAACGACCCCAAGAGCCTCATCCTCTCCACTGCGGACATGGCGCGCTCGGGGCTGCCCATGGCGAGCTCGTTCGTTGCCGAGTTCGCCCGCCGGCTGCAAGGGCAAAGCCCTGCATTGACGCTGCCGCTGACGTGGATCGAGCAGGTCCTCGCCGAGTCCGGCTCGACCATCGCCCAGTCCATCCAGTCCGAGAACCAGCAGCAGGCTGCCGATCAGATCTCCATTAGCAACAGCATCGGGAGCCTTCGATTCCTGTCTGCCATGGATTGGCGCGAGTTCGTCGAGACGATGAGCGTGGTCGAGCATAGGTTGCGCGAGGACCCGGCCCATGTCTACAGCAGCATGGACTTCGCGACACGCGATCGCTATCGCCACGTGATCGAGCAGTTGGCCCGGGCCAGTGGCCGCGGCGAGCGGGAGGTCGCGCACAAGGCCATCGAACTGGCGCAGGCGGGCGCCGCTCGAAACGGCCGCGACGATCGCGAGGCCCATGTCGGGTACTACCTGATCGACCAGGGTCTGCCTGGTCTGGAGCAAGCGCTGCCGCTGCATCACACTCTGCGGGACGTCGCCGCACGCCAGTGGCGGCGTCACCCGCTTTCCTGCTACCTGGGGTCGATCGCGCTGCTGACGGCAGGTCTGGGTTGCGCATTCATCGCCCAAGGGCACGCATACGGGCTGCGCGGGACCATGCTGGTCGTGGTCGGCGCGGTGTCGCTGCTGTGCGCGAGCCACATCGGCATCGCGCTGGTCAACTGGATGGTCACGTTGCTCGCGGCCCCGCGCTCGCTCGCCCGCATGGATTGCACGGGACCTATTGCGCCGGAAGCGCGCACGCTGGTCGCGATTCCAACCCTGCTCACAAGCGCCGCAGCGATCTCGGAGGTGGTCGAGGCGCTGGAGATCCGCTTCCTTGCCAACCGCGACGACAACCTGCACTTCGCCCTGCTGACCGATTTTCGCGATGCACTCGATGCGTCGGCGCCCGACGACGAGGCGCTGCTGCAACTCGTCCGTGAGGGCATCGACCGGCTCAACGCCAGGTATCCACGAAGTCCAGGCACGAGCTTCTTCCTGTTTCATCGGCCGCGTCGATGGAATGCACGAGAGCGTCTCTGGATGGGGTACGAGCGAAAGCGCGGCAAGCTCTCCGAGCTCAACGCCTTTCTGCGTGGCGGCCCGCGCGATCGTTTCTCGCTCGTACTCGGCGACACGAGCGTGCTCGGCAACGTCAAGTACGTGATCACGCTCGACAGCGACACCCAGCTTCCCCGCGATTCGGCGCGCAAGTTCATTGCCACGATGTCCCATCCGCTGAACCGCCCCCGCTACGACGAGCGCGCGGGGCGCGTGACCCAGGGCTATGGCGTCTTGCAGCCGCGCGTGGCCACGAGCCCCGGAACGAACCGCACACGCTACGCGCGCATGGCCACGGCCGAATCCGGCATCGATCCCTATACGCGTGCGATCTCGGATGTCTACCAGGATCTGTTCGGCGAGGGTTCGTTCATCGGCAAGGGCATCTACGAAGTCGATGCCTTCGAGCACGCCCTGGCGCGCCGGCTGCCGGAGAATCGGATTCTGAGCCATGACCTGCTCGAAGGCTGCTATATACGCTCGGGCCTGCTGAGCGACGTGCAGTTGTTCGAACGAGCCCCGGGCCGCTACAGCGCCGACGTTGTCCGCCGCCATCGCTGGATCCGCGGCGACTGGCAGATCGCGCGCTGGCTGTTTCCGCGACTGCCCGGGCCGGGTTCGGAAGCCCTGGCCAACCCGTTGTCGCCACTGTCGAGATGGAAAATCTTCGACAATCTGCGTCGCAGCCTGATACCGGTCGCGTTGATGCTGTTCCTGCTTCTGGGCTGGACATGGCTCGCGCCCGCCTGGCTGTGGACCGCTGCGATGCTCGGGATCGTCGCCATCCCGACGCTTGCCGCGGCAGTGGTGGGCGCCACGCGCAAGCCGGACGACATTCGGCACGCGACGCATTTCGCTGCCGCCTCGCGCGCGGCCGCAGGCCAGCTTTCGGAGGTCATGTTCGCGCTCGCCTGCTTGCCCTACGAGGCATACGTCAGCATCCATGCCATCGCAACCACGGCATGGCGGATGCTCGTCACGCGGCGCGGATTGCTGGACTGGACCACGTCCAGCGAGTCCGAACGGGTCGCGGACGCGAGCCTGCGCGCAAGCTGGCGCGCGATGTGGTTCGCCCCTTCGCTTGCGGCTGCGAGCGCGATTCATCTGGCCGTCTTCGCTCCGGCAAGCCTCGCTGCCGCAACCCCGATCCTTCTACTATGGTTCCTGTCACCGGCGATCGCCTGGTGGCTGAGCGCTCCGGTTCCGGTGCGGGCCGCCAGATTGAGCGCCCAGCAAACCGACTTTCTGCGCAGATCGGCCCGCAGAACCTGGGACTTCTTCGAGACCTTCGTCACCGCCCAGGACCACTGGCTGCCTCCCGACAACTACCAGGAGCATCCCGCCAGCGCAGTCGCTCACCGCACCTCGCCCACCAACATGGGGCTCGCGCTTCTCGCCAATCTGGCGGCGCGCGACTTCGGCTATATCTCGAGCGCTCGCCTGATCGAGCGCACGGCGCGGGCGATCGATACCATGGCAGCGCTCGAACGGCACCGCGGCCATTTTTACAACTGGTACGACACCGAGACACTGCGGCCGCTGTCGCCGCATTACGTCTCGACTGTCGACGGCGGCAATCTTGCCGGCCATCTCATGACCTTGCAGGCAGGCCTTCTGCAACTGCCGGACGAGCGCATCCTGTCGCCGCGCCTGCTACCTGGCTTGATCGACACCTTCCGGATCCTCGCCCTCGCAATGCCGGGCGATGAAACGG
This Betaproteobacteria bacterium DNA region includes the following protein-coding sequences:
- a CDS encoding bifunctional aldolase/short-chain dehydrogenase → MKSLWSDSEASHYRTPLGLRVYSSRLLGRDKGLVLHGGGNTSVKLAQRSVMGEDEEVLFVKGSGWDLETIDEPGFAPVRLEPLVRLSRLKRLSDTEMMNALNTQRLRASAPSPSVEAILHAILPFRYVDHTHADAVLAITNTHDGAARVAEIFGDDTVLVPYVMPGFDLARLCAREFPRQRHAGTSGMILMNHGVFSFADSARESYERMIVLVDRAERYLKRHKAWSLPPARAKPPRRSLRADIARLRCELSDRAGQPLIVCTSQAAPALEFCGRPDVTELAGQGPATPDHSIRTKRVPLVGRDVAGYARAYRRYFESHERKAAEPKSMLDPAPRIVLDPELGLCAAGRSGKDAAIALEIYQHTIEVILRATALHGYKALSAREVFEVEYWDLEQAKLKLAGKPPELAGEVALVTGAASGIGRACVDALLARGAAVVALDRNETVATILQRPDFLGLTCDVTSKDAVEAALESAVRRFGGIDIAVLNAGIFPLGTPVADASLDAWREAMAVNVEANVTLLRACHPLLQLASRGGRVVAIGSKNVAAPGIGAAAYSASKAALTQLARVCALEWGRDGIRVNTVHPDAVFDTALWSDDVLEARARHYGLTVEQYKTRNVLRTEIKSRDVAELVCALCGAAFARTTGAQIPIDGGNERII
- the mtnA gene encoding S-methyl-5-thioribose-1-phosphate isomerase, giving the protein MAAAAVETLRWAGERLELIDQRLLPQRVEYRACHDASEVAEAIRNLVVRGAPAIGCAAAYGIALAALRAGAMHQPLSSALPLAFELLAASRPTAVNLFWALARMRRCWEARAIEPDASVAAHLVAEARAIHTEDVATNQRLGRLGAELLPASCRVLTHCNAGALATAGYGTALGVIRAAVAAGKHVEVIADETRPVLQGARLTAWELQQERIPVTLIADGAAGYLMSRGEIDAVIVGADRVAANGDVANKVGTYMVATAAHRHGIPFYVACPVSTLDISLASGADIPIEERAPAEVLGFNGASWSPAGVAVRNPAFDVTPAELVTALITERGVARAPYLDAIRKLVGLAGVRW
- the fabG gene encoding 3-oxoacyl-ACP reductase FabG — translated: MRLTNKVAIITGAGRGIGQATAIKFAQEGARVAVCDIDEQSAIETARTIQRRDGEATAFRVDVTDKPSIQAMVAALHERYGRIDILVNNAGIVADAQLKNMTDEQFDRVIDINLKGTYNCTKAVVDIMLEQQSGVILNASSIVGLYGNFGQTNYAASKFGVIGLVKTWARELGKRGIRANAVCPGFISTPIIDSIPDKVIDALEHKVPLGRLGKPEEIANAYAFLASDEASYINGAVLEVSGGLTI
- a CDS encoding L,D-transpeptidase family protein, with the protein product MRIEVSLEHQSLRLLDGERCVRQYAVSTARNGAGERSGSNCTPRGRHIVRAKIGQGAAIDTVFLGRRPTGEIYSPALAAKFPGRDWILTRILWLSGCEPGFNRLGNVDTMRRHIYIHGSPDTAAMGMPGSIGCIRMRNADIVELFELVPPRTPVHIG
- the tadA gene encoding tRNA adenosine(34) deaminase TadA produces the protein MSDEDFMRMALDLAEEAARRGEVPVGAVVVRGDDVVGRGFNAPIGARDPSAHAEMTALRDAAQQLGNYRLPGCSLYVTLEPCVMCAGAIQHARIARLVYAARDPKTGACGSVTDLFADPRLNHHATVAGGLLAEEAAGLLQRFFASRR
- a CDS encoding carbon monoxide dehydrogenase; its protein translation is MYDFSYHRPSDLDAAAAIVGAHDDYKLLAGGMSLIPSLKMRLARYPGIVDLSGLDALRGIRRSGTTLLIGAMTAHAEVAASAEVAGAIPALAVLAEGIGDPLVRNRGTIGGSIANADPAADYPAALLGLDALVITNRREIGADDFFLGLFETALEPGEIITAVRFPIPQAAGYCKYPQPASRFALAGVFVSKLAECVRVAVTGAAPRVFRLEDAERALGGNFHPAAIERLAVAHDGLNSDIHASAQYRAHCVAVLAARAVAAARHAQG
- a CDS encoding 2Fe-2S iron-sulfur cluster binding domain-containing protein — translated: MPTVSLTVNGRPVSAEVEGRTLLVQLLREHLGLTGTHVGCDTSQCGCCTVHLNGKGVKSCAVLALSCEGVTVTTIEGVAAEGRLHPMQQAFHEHHGLQCGFCTPGMIMSGLDMVRRKGNDLDEHTVRSQLEGNICRCTGYHNIVRAIQAGARAMKRA
- a CDS encoding dihydrodipicolinate synthase family protein; the protein is MPFDTNASGVYVIAATPFHSDGRIDHDSADRLTDFYLEAGASGLTVLGVMGEAPKLDADESVALVRRVVRRAGKTPVVVGVTSPGFAPMRALARNAMEAGAAGVMIAPPATLRSDDQVVSYFAQAREAIGEDAGNGGIFVDFELERGADGAMTGYAFPDMLTELVALSAAGERDRAHDLFDAHLPLLRYEQQPGVGLAVRKYLLHKRGVIASQAQRKPATALSEAARAEVDYLLARLARRDGRACLA
- a CDS encoding DUF2384 domain-containing protein; the protein is MTITPLELAELAESLGMAVRPLDRRTAAAGFSRSQTRHLLRISHVLEQAQRLFGDRARGLEWLKHQNRALSFDTPLAQLETRVGAKRVLALLRRIDDRMFA